GAAAACGTGTCATGTCCTTTGGACTGGTTTTTATGCTTCTCGCGGTAACTGGCATCATGTTTACCAGAAATGCTCTATGGTTGAACTTACTGTTTGCAATGGCAGGTGTGGGTTGGGCCATGATTAACATTAATTCGCTACCCACGGTGGTGGACATGGGCTCTCTTGCTGAGGTTGGTACGTTTACCGGTTTGTATTACTTTTCTTCCCAAGCTGCATCAATTGTTTCTCCGCCACTTATTGGCTTTATCTCCGATCTGGCAAAAAGTAAATACGTCATGTTCCCCTATGCATTGATTTTCTTTTTACTGTCACTTATTTGCCTTTCAAACGTGAGAAAGGGTGATATTGTTACTAAGTAGCGTCCAAAGAAGACGTTTCAAGATTGCAGGAGGCAAAGGTTGATATCAATACTAGAGATTAAAGACTTGCGGAAGTACTTTGGTAAAACCAAGCCTGTAGATGTGATTTCATTTTCTTCCGCTGTCAGAGGCGATCTCCCTCTACAGTGTGGTAGTTGCCAATGTGATTTCTCCACGCAGATGCGAAGGTGTTTATGATCTGCTCGCTTACTTACACATGCTTGTGGTGTTTTTGCGTTTGGTTGAATAAGTGCTTTAGCTACAGTCTTATGTGGCATGGAATCTGCTTTTCTACGGTTTCAGTTTGGAGTCGGCGCGCTCTTTTGCCACTATTAGCTATCTCAACGACAATTGTTCGGCCGCTTGGAGATGATTTAAGTGCGGGTTAATGCATGCTTGAATACTGTAAAAATTGAATGGTTAAAAATGGTATGGAAAGGCTTTGTGAACTCTGACCAACGAATGGAGGAGTGAGTATATGAAAAAAGTTGTTGCCATAGGGGGAGGAGAGATTTCAAAATTTGAAACTTTGAAAATAGATGAAGAAATAGTTAAACTAACTGGTAAAGCCAATCCAAAAGCTCTTTTTATACCAACTGCGAGCGGAGAACCTGAAGGTTACTGTGAAAGTTTTGACCTTGTCTATGGTAAAACGCTTGGATGCAAGACAGATGTTTTGTTTTTAATAAAAGATAGTTTGGATAGGACGCTAATAGAAGATAAAATCTTGTGGGCAGATTTGATTTATGTTGGCGGTGGTAACACAAAGAGGATGATGGAAATATGGAGGTCCAAAGGTGTTGACAAGATGTTGATTGATGCTTATCAGAGAGGAACGGTACTTTCAGGATTGAGTGCAGGAGCTATATGCTGGTTCAAATACGGTTTTAGTGATTCACTAAGATTTCAGGATGTAGAAACATGGAGTTATATTAAAGTTGAGGGTTTGGGGCTTTTTGATGCCATACTATGTCCTCATCTCGACGAAGAAAATAGAAGGGAATATTTTGAAAAATTTATGATGAACTTTGATGGTACAGGAATAGGATTAGAGAATGGCTGTGCAATTGAAATCATAGAAGATACTTTTAGAATTATTAAGTCTTTTGAAAATGCTCATGCCTATGTATTTAAAAGAAGAAGAGATAAATTGTTTGTTGAAGAGATAAAGAATGACGATTACCTTCCATTTAATTTGCTAAGTTAGATATTAAAATCAAACACCGGGGACGGTTCTTCTTGTTTGATTTTCAAACTTCAAACAAAAAGAACCGTCCCTTTGTTTGATTATTTTTATTGTTTATCGATAAAAATATATTGATTTTCAATAAATTATGTGTCATAATGTGAGTAAAATAATTGAAATTGAGGTGTAGTTATGAAAAAGTGGATGTTAAATTTATTAAAAATTTCTTTGGTGGTTATAGGCTTTGTAATACTTATGCTGTCTATTTTCTGGCTTCCAAGTGTAGCAAATACATTAGCTGAACAAAATCCAGAATACGCCTATCTAAAATATCCTCTTCTATTTGGTATTTATCTTACATGCATTCCTTTTTATATAGGTGTATACAATGGCTTTGTTATTTTAAGACTTATTGAGAAGGATAAAGCTTTTACAGAATATACCAACAAATCTCTCACTTATATATTTTACTCGTCCATTGCTATAATTTTACTTTATGTAATAGGCATGGTATATCTCATCTTTAACAACGCCTTACATCCGAGCCTATTTTTATTAGGTGTGGGTATAATTTTTATGTCTTTTATTATAGCATCTGCGGCAGGAGTGATTAAAGCTCTTTTAATAAAGGTTATAGAAATAAAAAACGAACATGACCTGACAATTTAGGAGGTTGGATTGTGATTAGAGTTAATCTTGATGTAATGTTAGCGAAAAGAAAGATGACGCTATCAGAACTTTCAGAAAAAGTCGGCATAACGATGGCAAATTTGTCAATTTTAAAGACAGGCAAAGCCAAAGCTATTCGCTTTTCGACTTTGGATGCTATTTGTAGAGTTTTAGAGTGTCAGCCAGGAGATATATTAGAGTATGTAGAAGATGAATGAAGAGCTATTTGCGTTGCCTTATATTGATAAGCAAAGGTGCTTGGGGACAGAAAAAAGGCTTTTGAGTAAACCCATAAGAAGTAAGTTTATTTTACTTCCTATGGGTTTTTAATTTATAGAGAAAAAAGGAGTAAAAGTTTGAAATTGAGAGTTTTTGAGAGATAAATTGGCTTAATCAATAATAACAAGCTTTTTTGCTACTTTAATAAATTTTACTGGAAATTTAAATAATGTTATTATTAAAGCAACAAAGTTTAAAAAATTTAAATTGAAATTTATATAATTTAAAGAAGTAAAATGAAGAATAGGAGGGAGTCAATTGGATTTTATAAAAAGGGGGAAAATTTTTATAGGCTGCTTGTTTATAGGTACGGGCCTAGGAATATTTTTAGGTCATTTCATGGGAGGTCTTTTCTTAGGATTTGGAATGGGAATTGTATTAGGAGAAATTTTTGGGAGGTGAGGGTGTGAAAAAGTACTTTTTCAAAAATAAATTGCTTTTGACTGGGAATATAATTTTAACTCTGGCAGAAAGTATTTTGAGCGTTATGTTAGCATTCATTTTAGCAAATTTTGTAGATGCAGCAGTAGAGTATGACATGGCACTTTTATATAAAACATGTATAATTTTTTCGCTGTATTTAATTTCTGTGTTGATTGTATGGTATTCCCTTAGGATTGTAAGAGCAAGCTATATAAGGCAAATGCTTTTTGATTTAAAAAATGACATATTTTCTAAGGTAATAAATAAAGAGATTGACCAGTTCCAGAAAGGCAACAGCGCTTCGTATATTTCCACATTAAATAACGATATAACGATACTGGAGCAAGATTATTTTAAAAATATATTGACGATGGTAGCGCTAATATTTTCTTTTATAATTGCAACAGTTGCAATTTTTAAATTAAATTTTTTCATCGCTGTAGGAGTTTTTGTTATAAGTATTTTTCTTGTGGCTATTCCTTATCTTTTTAGAGAAAAAATAAGTAGAGCTAAAAAAGAATTTTCAGATAGTTTATCTGATTTGACTGTGCAGACAAACGACATACTATCTGGTTTTGAAGTAGTAAAAAGCTTTAATGTGGAAAAATTAGTAGAGGGACAGTATAAAAAATACAATAAAAAAGTGGAAGATAACCGATTTTTCTTTGAAAAAATGCTTGCTTTGGCAAATTCTCTGACAGAGTTCTTTGGATATTTAATGTTTTTTGCTTCACTGGGGCTCGGTGCATATCTTGTAATAAAGCGCATTTTAGAACCTGGATTGATGATAGCTGCGGTGCAGTTAATGAATAATATTGTAAATCCCATGATAGGAATTATTGAAAGGGTAAATGCTTTGAAAGGGACAGAATCAATACAGAAAAAGATAATGGATATTATGGAAGATAAAGAACAGCAGGAAGGAGAGTTTATCTCAAAGACAGATTTTAATGACGCAATAGTTTTTGAAAATGTAAGCTTTTCTTATGGGAGGAGAGAAGAACCTACTTTAAAAAATATATCTTTTACGGTAAAGAAAGGAGAAAAATGTGCGATTATTGGTCCAAGTGGCAGTGGCAAATCAACAATAGTAAAACTTCTTTTAAAATACTATAACAATTTTGAAGGAAGAATTTTAATTGACGGAATAGACATAAGAAATATAAAAACTGAAGATTTGTACAACAATCTAATTTCTGTGATACACCAGAACGTGTTTATGTTTGATACAAGTATTAAAAACAATATAACTCTTTTTAAGGAGTACGATGAAAAAGTTATTGAGAGGGCAATTTCCTTATCTGGGTTAAAGGAATTTATAGAGAAATTACCGGATAAAGAAAATACAGAAGTGGGAGAAAAGGGCAGTAATTTATCAGGAGGGGAAAGGCAGAGGATAAGCATTGCACGGGCATTAATCAAAGGTACACCTATATTGGTTTCAGATGAGCCTACCTCATCACTGGATAAAAAAACAGCTTTGAGCATAGAAAATTCCATTTTAAGCATAGAAGGATTGACAGCACTGGTAATAACTCATAATACTTCTGAAGAAGTTCTTAAAAAATATGACAAGATAATTTTTGTAGAGGACGGGGAAGTAGTAAAAGTAGGGACTTTCGATGAAATTTTTACTCCAGCAAGTGTAGTTTTATCTGTAGTAGGTTAATGAGTATAAACTAAAAAGAGTTGAGAATCATGGCTATTACGCATTTTTAAACTTAAAAAATCGTTTTAATATGTAATACAATTCTTCAGATAAGGTGTATTATGGAGGTGTATAGAGTTGAACAATACTGAGAGTAAGAACCTAAAACGTGGAGCTTTTTATTTCATAATACTTTTAGGGTTAGTAAGTCTGCTGGCTGACGTTACATACGAAGGAGCCCGCAGCGTCACTGGCCCTTATCTGGGTCTGTTGGGAGCAAGCAGTGCTGTGGTGGGATTTGCAGCGGGCTTTGGTGAAATGCTTGGTTACGCTTTCCGCTTGGTCTCAGGCTATTGGGCAGATAGAACCCACCGTTACTGGCTCCTAACCATTGTGGGATATGCACTTAACCTACTAGCCATACCATTGCTGGCATTTGTGGGCAACTGGCAAGTAGCCGTTCTGCTTCTCATCTTAGAGAGGCTTGGTAAAGGGCTACGCACCCCTGCGCGAGATGTCATGCTTTCTCAAGCCACGAAGCAAGTAGGTCGCGGCTTTGGATTTGGCTTGCACGAAGCCATGGACCAGATCGGGGCTGTAGCAGGGCCTGTTTTTGTGAGTATCGTGCTTGCCCGCAACCTGGGTTACAGGGACGCGTTCTTGTTTTTGGGCATACCAGCTATTCTTGCCATGATTCTTGTGGTAACGGCAAGATTTCTTTATCCAAAGCCACAGGAATTTGAACCAGCATATAAAGGTATAGAAACGAAGGGTTATTCGAAAGCTTTCTGGATTTACTTAGGTGCTGTGGCGCTCATTGGAGCAGGTTACATTGATTACCCACTTATTGGGTACCACCTGCAGCAAAACGGCATACTCCAGGCGCAGTTCATCGCCCTTCTTTACTCTTTAGCCATGGGGATTGATGCCTTGTCTGCGCTCGTATTCGGTGCATGGTTTGACCGAGCTGGGGTCAGTGTGGTTGGTGTCTCAGCATTAATTGCTGCGCTGTTCTCACCTTTTGCATTCTTACTCCATGTATGGTGGGGTCCAGTCATTGGTATGGTTCTCTGGGGCATTGGCATGGGAGCGCAAGAGTCTGTGATGCGTGCTGCACTGGCAGAGATGATACCTACAGAGAGGCGAGGAGTGGCTTACGGGTTTTTCAACACCGTCTATGGCCTGGCTTGGTTCGCTGGAAGTTTTGTCATGGGCATCATTTATGGTTTTTCTCCAACGCTCATGGTCATAGTTTCCGTAACGCTGGAGCTTTTGGCGGCCCTACTCATTTTTGTAAATAGGCATAGTCTGGAGCATGGCCATGGAGTATAGTGTGAAGGACACTACTAAGCAGTTTTTACTTCTGGGGCACAGGGGATCATCCTTGCTCTGGCCAGAAAATACCTTGGAAGCTTTTTCGAAGGCTTTGGAGGCAGGAGCTGACGGTTTTGAGCTTGATGTTATGGTAACCACTGATGGAACTGCTGTACTGTTTCATGATCCCAACCTTAAGAGGCTTCATGGCATAGATGTGGGCGTGGAAGAGTTAAGCTATGATCAGCTCAGAGACTTACTCAATGGGAAACAACAAGTCTGCACCTTACAGGAGGCATTATCATTAGCTGACGACTATGACTGTTGGGTGGACATTGAGATAAAAACTATGCAGTGGCATGTAGTACGTGAAACTGTAAGTAAATTCAGCCCCAAGAAGAAGATAATTTCATCTTTTAGGCATGACGTGGTTAGTGATTGGGCAAAGCTGGACAACGGACGGTACTTGTTTGCTTACATCTATCAGCACTTTCCCAAAGACATTGATGCCTACCTTAGTGAAGTAGACCTGCTTAAGCCGGAGATAAGCTTCTTGGACGAACGCTATGATGGAATAGCTGACAGGGTGCTACCTTGGACAGTTAATGAGAAGAATAAAATTGTTGAACTTAAGCAAAAGGCATTCTTTGGTGCTATAAGTGATTTTCCCAACCTTCTAGAGGAGGAAAACCAGCGAATCAGCCAAAACGCGGGTTATTTAATCTCTGCAGTCAAGAACATAGAAATCACAGCTGATGGCATTAAGCTGGTTCTGGTAAACACGTTAGCTCCAGTACAAATTAAAGAAATTTCATCTGATGCTGAGGTGGAAACTTCGGAGCAGCTTCCCACTTGGTGGGATGTGGGCAAATCACTGACGGTGGTCATAAGAGGAAACCCTTCATACCTGCTCGTGGATACCAGCTACACGGGGGTTATGAGTTTTCCCTTTAACCAACTGATGAAGTGGCTACAGAAGGGTATCAACGAGAACTAAGAAGGTCTTAATGATGACTTCAGCTGCCTCAGGGGAAGGCGAATGTCCCTCCTGAGGCAGCGTTATGAAGAACTTCGTCGTTCTTAATCGGTCGAATAGCCACTGCTGATAAGCGTGAGGTATGAGTTCATCTTCTGAAGAGGCAAAAATGATTACTGGTACTTTGACATGTTTGAGGTCATTTCTTACACTGTCAATGGTTTTTCTCAGAGCCCGAAAGGGCTTCATTGATATGTCCAGCTTTTTTTCATAAAAGCGCCCAAACGTTATGGCACGTCTTTGCTCAGGTGTGAGCCTTACCGCTGGATTAATAACACCTGCCGCTACTAAACCATCTTCTTTTGAATAATGCTGAGCTAAATAAAGTGCTAGTGTTCCGCCCAAGGAGTGGCCAGCTATGACAACATGTTCTACTTCAGTCCTAAGCTGTTTGAATCCTTTCTCGGCATCCTGTAGCCAATCTTCGGCTTTTACATTTTCCAAACTATCAGGTAAGTTCTCATGTCCAGATAATCTTGGTAAAAGGCAGGTGATACCATATTTGTTCAGCTCTTGGGCAAAAGGAAGCATCTGCTCAGGCGAAGAAGTAAATCCATGGATTAGCAGCACTCCCAAACTGCGTGATTTAAGTAATATGGAACTCATAGCAACTTTTGAATGAACTCCAGACTTTTTTGCTCAATGAGCTCTAAATCGTAATCCATGGTAGCTACATGGTAGCTGTTCTCCAATGTTACAAGTTCTTTGGTCTGTGAGCTTACGTTTTCGTAAATCCATCTTTGGTTCTCTGGTGGTACCACATGATCTTCCTTGGAAGAGAAGATAAGTATGGGTTGATCGACATCTTTTATATTGTTTCTGACCAATCTTAGCAGTAAAGCAAGCTGTTTTGTGGCTCGTATCGGTGTAAGCTCATATGCTGGCTCTTTGATGCCTTTCTTGATGTCACTACCTACGCCCTTTGCAAATCTTGGTATACCCAAGGACCCTAATATGAGCATGGAGGTCTCATTTGGCATTCGTACTGCTGCGTTTATGGTTATAAGCCCCGTAATGTCTTTGTGCTTTTCGCCCATATAGAGTGTTAACGTACCGCCCATAGAAAGTCCTGTCACAAATCGTTTACTAGTGCGCTCTTTTAGCCATTCATATGCTTTTTCCACGTCTTCTATCCATTCTTGATATTTACGCTTTTCAAGGTCTTCTGGAGTTGTACCGTGACCAGCAAGTCTTGGCAAAGCGACAGTGAAACCTTGATCGGCATAGAATTGAGCCAGGTCGCGCATGCTTCCTGGCGACCCCGTAAAGCCGTGTATAACCAAAACACCTACATCATTTCCCTCTTTGAAGAAAGCCTCCTCCATGCGCTTGGTCACCTCCTTGTTACTGCTTACTACATTATATGCCGTGCTCGGCTGCATAGGGATTTCGAGTAGCATCTAGCGCCCGTAAAGAAGGAAACACAGCGCATATTGGTAATCTATAATAGAGGTAACAACAATGAAAGTCGCTGTGCATTATGGTTTTTTCTCATTTTGTTGCTTACCAAGGCGGATGGGGAGGAGAGGTGCAATTTCATGGAACAAAAGAAATATGTTTTATCCTTTGACCAGGGTACGACCAGTAGTAGGGCCATGATATTTGACCAAAATGGATGCATAGTAAGCATGGCTCAGAAAGAATTTCCACAAATTTTTCCAAAACCTGGTTGGGTTGAACATGACCCAGAGGATATATGGAATAGTCAAATAGATGTGGCAAAGGAAGCCATGCTAAAAGCGGGTCTTACTGCCGAAGACATTGCCGCTTTGGGCATAGCCAATCAACGTGAAACCACAATCCTTTGGGACAGAAATACTGGTAAACCGGTTTACAATGCCATTGTTTGGCAGTGCCGTAGAACTGCAGAGTTTTGTGACGAGCTCAAGGAAAGAGGATGGGAAAAACCCATAAGGGAAAAGACAGGCTTAGTCATTGACGCTTATTTTAGTGGGACAAAGATTAAGTGGATACTAGACAATGTGCCAGGGGTAAGAGAAAGAGCCGAAAAAGGGGAAGTGCTTTTTGGCAACGTGGACACCTTCCTCATTTGGCGTCTCACAGGCGGTAAGGTGCATGTAACTGATTACACCAATGCTTCCAGAACTATGATCTTTAACATACATGCATTGGACTGGGACGATGACATACTCCAGGAGCTGGACATACCCAGAGCTATGCTTCCAAAGGTGTGTCCTTCATCTCACTTATTTGGTTATACTGATGCCAAATTATTTGGCGGTGAGATTCCCATAGCGGGTGATGCAGGTGACCAACAAGCTGCGTTGTTTGGGCAAGCCTGTTTCGAACCCGGTTCTGCTAAGAACACCTACGGCACTGGTTCTTTCCTGCTGGTTAACACTGGCAGTAAGCCGGTGGAGAGCAAACACGGCTTAATTACCACTGTTGCTTTCGGGCTGGAGGACAGCGTTTGCTATGCTTTAGAAGGTTCCATTTTTATCACCGGTGCTGCTGTTCAGTGGCTTCGTGACGGTTTAGGAATTATAAAGGTAGCAGATGAAGTGGAAACCTTGGCTAGGCAAGTCGAAGATACAGCTGGCGTTTATTTTGTACCAGCCTTTGTGGGGTTAGGTGCTCCTTACTGGGACATGTATGCCCGCGGTATGATCATTGGAATTACACGGGGCACAACAGCATGCCATCTAGCTCGAGCAACGCTGGAGGCCATGGCTTATCAAACCCGAGACGTGTTGGAAGCAATGAAGAGCGATTGCGGTTTTGACTTAAAACTACTTAGGGCCGATGGAGGAGCCTCTGTGGATAATCTACTGCTTCAAATCCAAGCGGATGTTTTGGGGCTCGCAGTACAAAGGCCAGTAGTAAGAGAAACTACTGCACTGGGTACGGCCTACTTGGCAGGATTGGCCACAGGCTTCTGGCATAATCTGGAAGAGATCGCGAACATTTGGCAACTGGATAGAACTTTTGAGCCTCAAATAACAGCAATAAAGAGAGAGGAGATGTACGCTGGATGGAAACGAGCAGTGGAAAGAGCTCGGGGATGGACCCAATAGCTGATACCACTTCGTTTGATGTGGTCATAATTGGGGCGGGTATTGTAGGTGCCGCTGCATTCCGTGAGCTATGCAAGTACGACTTGAAAGTGCTGCTACTAGATTCATTGCACGATGTAGGAGGTGATGCCAGCAGAGCTAATTCAGCCATATTGCATGGCGGATTTGATCCCCAGCCTGGTACGCTCATGAGCATTTTCAACAAACAGGGTGTTCAGCTCTGGTTCCAGTGGGCGCAGGATCTTTCCATTGATGTGGAATGGACAGGCTCATTGGTGCTTGCCTTCAATGATGCTGACATAGCCGAAATTACCAGACTTTACCACAATGGCAAGAAGGTAAGGGTTCCTGTGAAATTCTTAGGACGAGATGAAACGCTAAAAAGAGAACCTGTGGTTAATCCGGAAGTAAGAGCTTCCTTATATGCGCCGGTTTCAGGTATTATTGATCCTTTCCAAGCGGTGATTGGTTTGGTTGGTAACGGTTTGAAAAACGGCGGTCAGCTTATGCTGGATACGGAGGTTACAAATCTTAGAAAGTCACCTGATGGTTACATAACTGTGCAAACAAACCATGGCGAACTAAGAACGAAAGTGGTCGTAAACGCTGCTGGGTTGAATGCTCATCACATAATGCACATGGCTGGTGAAGACTGGTTTTCCATTCATCCCCGCCGTGGTCAGTATTTTATCTTGGACAAGAATGTGGGTAACTTGGTGCGCCATGTAGTCTTTAGAGCCCCTACACCAAAAGGAAAAGGCGTTTTGGTTAGCAGAACCACCCATGGCAATTTACTCATTGGGCCCACAGCTGAAGATCTTACTGAGCCTGACAGGAGAACAACTGCCGAGGGTTTGGCTGAAGTCCTTGAGGGCGCAAAACACTTAGTTCCATTCCCCTATGAACGCTATGCCATTGCGCAGTACGCTGGACTAAGAGCCATTGGTTCAGTGGATGACTTCGTGGTACAGCATTCCAAAACCATGGAAGGCCTTGTAAACGCAGCAGGTATAAAGTCTCCGGGATTAACTGCAGCACCAGGCATTGCACAGGAGTTAGTTAAGCTGGTGGCCGATTTATTGCCGTTAGAAGAGAAAAAGAACTTTGACCCTTATTTTGAGTTTCCACCCATACTAAGAGAACTGCCCTTTGCGGACCGCGAAAAATTGATAGATGAAGATCCCGCCTACGGACACATGGTTTGCCGCTGTGAACTGGTGACTGAAGGGGAAATCAAAAGTGTACTCAAGATGCAACCAGCGGCCAGTGATCTGGATGGCATCAAGCGGCGCGTGAGAGCCACAGCTGGTCGGTGTCAGGGCGGTTTTTGCACGCCAAGAATTATCGACATTCTGTCGCGGGAGCTGAACCTGAGTTATGACCAGATAACGAAATTTGGCAGGAATTCGAAGCTTATTTACGGCGATAACCGACGAGGTGATGAATAGTGTTTGTGGCAGTAGTGGGCGGAGGCCCTGCTGGCATGGCAGCCGCAGTGTCTGCGAAAAAAGCTGGGGCAGACCATGTGGTAATCATTGAGCGTGCAGAGCGTTTAGGGGGCGTATTACCCCAGTGTATCCATTCGGGGTTTGGTGTGAACTATTACGGTGAGGATTTGACTGGTCCAGAATTTGCGGAGCGTTTGCGTGCCGATGTAAAGGCAGCCAACATTGAGGTGTGGCTCAATGCCATGGTTATCGAAGCTTACCCAGATAAAACACTCACAGTTTCAAGACCAGAAGGAATAAGTTCAGTTAAGCCTGACGCTGTTATTTTTGCTGTGGGTGCCAGGGAACGTCCTCGTGGGGCTATTGCCATACCAGGTACACGTCCTGCGGGCGTTTACACAGCGGGTACTGCGCAGTACATGATAAACATTCAAGGGTTTGAAGTTGGCAAAGAAGTCTTTGTACTGGGTTCAGGTGATATTGGACTCATAACAGCCAGGAGGATGGCTTTAGAGGGAGCCAAGGTACATGGTGTAGCGGAGCTTATGCCTTTCCCTGGTGGTTTGGCTAGGAATGTGCAGCAGTGCCTAAAAGACTTTGACATACCTTTACTACTTTCTCATACTGTTACTGAAGTTTTAGGATCAGAGCGCGTGGAAGCTGTAAAGGTGGCCGAAGTTAGAAATGGAAAGGCTGTGCCTAATACTGAGAGAGTATTTCCTGTGGATACGCTTGTGCTGTCGGTGGGTTTGCTTCCTGAAGCAGAACTTCTGAGACAGATCGGTTTGCGCATATTGCCCTATACCGGTAGCGCCGCCGTGGATCAATTCTTTCAAACGGACATACCTGGCGTTTTTGTTGTGGGTAACGGAGTGGGCATTTGGGACTTGGTTGATAACGTGGCAATTTCTGCTTCCATTGCTGGAGCACGCGCTGCAAAATCCCAAGGTGACAGGTCAGAATTTGCTGAGGTTTCGCCTACTGACACTGTTAGGGTGGTCATCCCTCAGCGTTTATCCTTGGGAGAGTTAGAGCCACCACGTCTTTGGTTTAGGGTAGCCTGTCCCATGCCAGTTGGTGTGGCATTGCTCACTCGTGGTGAAGATGAGGTCATTGCCAGGAAAGGTTTTGCTGGATTAAAACCTGCTGAAATGGCTGAATTCCCTCTAAAGGAAGAGCAGTACCGTGCCATAAAACCGGGCGATAAGCTTCAATTAAAGGTGGCACAGCCATGACTGAGGAATATGAGCAAAACAAAACAATGGCGTTTACCTGCATCGTTTGCCCAGTGGGCTGCACCCTAAACGTTACTGTGGGAGAAGGCAATAACATAAAGGTTTTAGGTAACAAATGCCCCAAGGGAGCCGAATACGCACTTAGGGAAGTAACAAATCCTCAAAGGTATGTTCAGAGCACAGTGGTTCTGCTGGGTAGCAAGACTGAGCGTAGGTTACCCGTAAAAACTGACAAACCTGTTCCTAAAGACCGCATTTTTGACGTCGTTAAGGAAATACGAAAGGTAAAAGTAAATGCTCCTGTGAAGGTGGGCGACGTGGTTCTGGAAGATGTTCTTGGACTTGGCGTAAATGTGATTGCCACTAGAACAGTGGAGGAGTAAAGGAAAAAACTCACATAAATTGGTCGGCTGTTTCTAATTATTCTAGCCTGTCCTTATCTTAGCTCTAACGTACTTACCGCCTGAGTACTCTTTTTGCCGCTTTGAATACCCTAGGCATATGCATTCTTACGTAGGATTTTATATCCTCCCAGGCGAACATGTAGCTTTCTCCAATGGAAATAAGAAACCTGATTGGTAGTTTTGGTGAGAGGATA
The genomic region above belongs to Coprothermobacter proteolyticus DSM 5265 and contains:
- a CDS encoding peptidase E; amino-acid sequence: MKKVVAIGGGEISKFETLKIDEEIVKLTGKANPKALFIPTASGEPEGYCESFDLVYGKTLGCKTDVLFLIKDSLDRTLIEDKILWADLIYVGGGNTKRMMEIWRSKGVDKMLIDAYQRGTVLSGLSAGAICWFKYGFSDSLRFQDVETWSYIKVEGLGLFDAILCPHLDEENRREYFEKFMMNFDGTGIGLENGCAIEIIEDTFRIIKSFENAHAYVFKRRRDKLFVEEIKNDDYLPFNLLS
- a CDS encoding DUF2975 domain-containing protein, encoding MKKWMLNLLKISLVVIGFVILMLSIFWLPSVANTLAEQNPEYAYLKYPLLFGIYLTCIPFYIGVYNGFVILRLIEKDKAFTEYTNKSLTYIFYSSIAIILLYVIGMVYLIFNNALHPSLFLLGVGIIFMSFIIASAAGVIKALLIKVIEIKNEHDLTI
- a CDS encoding helix-turn-helix domain-containing protein, producing the protein MLAKRKMTLSELSEKVGITMANLSILKTGKAKAIRFSTLDAICRVLECQPGDILEYVEDE
- a CDS encoding ABC transporter ATP-binding protein, with protein sequence MKKYFFKNKLLLTGNIILTLAESILSVMLAFILANFVDAAVEYDMALLYKTCIIFSLYLISVLIVWYSLRIVRASYIRQMLFDLKNDIFSKVINKEIDQFQKGNSASYISTLNNDITILEQDYFKNILTMVALIFSFIIATVAIFKLNFFIAVGVFVISIFLVAIPYLFREKISRAKKEFSDSLSDLTVQTNDILSGFEVVKSFNVEKLVEGQYKKYNKKVEDNRFFFEKMLALANSLTEFFGYLMFFASLGLGAYLVIKRILEPGLMIAAVQLMNNIVNPMIGIIERVNALKGTESIQKKIMDIMEDKEQQEGEFISKTDFNDAIVFENVSFSYGRREEPTLKNISFTVKKGEKCAIIGPSGSGKSTIVKLLLKYYNNFEGRILIDGIDIRNIKTEDLYNNLISVIHQNVFMFDTSIKNNITLFKEYDEKVIERAISLSGLKEFIEKLPDKENTEVGEKGSNLSGGERQRISIARALIKGTPILVSDEPTSSLDKKTALSIENSILSIEGLTALVITHNTSEEVLKKYDKIIFVEDGEVVKVGTFDEIFTPASVVLSVVG
- a CDS encoding MFS transporter; protein product: MNNTESKNLKRGAFYFIILLGLVSLLADVTYEGARSVTGPYLGLLGASSAVVGFAAGFGEMLGYAFRLVSGYWADRTHRYWLLTIVGYALNLLAIPLLAFVGNWQVAVLLLILERLGKGLRTPARDVMLSQATKQVGRGFGFGLHEAMDQIGAVAGPVFVSIVLARNLGYRDAFLFLGIPAILAMILVVTARFLYPKPQEFEPAYKGIETKGYSKAFWIYLGAVALIGAGYIDYPLIGYHLQQNGILQAQFIALLYSLAMGIDALSALVFGAWFDRAGVSVVGVSALIAALFSPFAFLLHVWWGPVIGMVLWGIGMGAQESVMRAALAEMIPTERRGVAYGFFNTVYGLAWFAGSFVMGIIYGFSPTLMVIVSVTLELLAALLIFVNRHSLEHGHGV
- a CDS encoding glycerophosphodiester phosphodiesterase — protein: MEYSVKDTTKQFLLLGHRGSSLLWPENTLEAFSKALEAGADGFELDVMVTTDGTAVLFHDPNLKRLHGIDVGVEELSYDQLRDLLNGKQQVCTLQEALSLADDYDCWVDIEIKTMQWHVVRETVSKFSPKKKIISSFRHDVVSDWAKLDNGRYLFAYIYQHFPKDIDAYLSEVDLLKPEISFLDERYDGIADRVLPWTVNEKNKIVELKQKAFFGAISDFPNLLEEENQRISQNAGYLISAVKNIEITADGIKLVLVNTLAPVQIKEISSDAEVETSEQLPTWWDVGKSLTVVIRGNPSYLLVDTSYTGVMSFPFNQLMKWLQKGINEN
- a CDS encoding alpha/beta hydrolase; the protein is MSSILLKSRSLGVLLIHGFTSSPEQMLPFAQELNKYGITCLLPRLSGHENLPDSLENVKAEDWLQDAEKGFKQLRTEVEHVVIAGHSLGGTLALYLAQHYSKEDGLVAAGVINPAVRLTPEQRRAITFGRFYEKKLDISMKPFRALRKTIDSVRNDLKHVKVPVIIFASSEDELIPHAYQQWLFDRLRTTKFFITLPQEGHSPSPEAAEVIIKTFLVLVDTLL
- a CDS encoding alpha/beta hydrolase gives rise to the protein MEEAFFKEGNDVGVLVIHGFTGSPGSMRDLAQFYADQGFTVALPRLAGHGTTPEDLEKRKYQEWIEDVEKAYEWLKERTSKRFVTGLSMGGTLTLYMGEKHKDITGLITINAAVRMPNETSMLILGSLGIPRFAKGVGSDIKKGIKEPAYELTPIRATKQLALLLRLVRNNIKDVDQPILIFSSKEDHVVPPENQRWIYENVSSQTKELVTLENSYHVATMDYDLELIEQKSLEFIQKLL